Proteins from a single region of Pangasianodon hypophthalmus isolate fPanHyp1 chromosome 7, fPanHyp1.pri, whole genome shotgun sequence:
- the LOC113524435 gene encoding alcohol dehydrogenase class-3-like isoform X1, translating into MGTENKVIRCKAAVAWEPGKPLSVEEVEVAPPKDHEVRIKIAASGVCHTDWTYLYDCEKGVKTRPFPLILGHEAAGVVESVGPGVTAVQPGDKVIPLFLPQCGECEFCLSPKTNLCFKNWEKTQHGVLADGTSRITCKGQQVYQFIGVSTFCEYTVVPEYNVAKIHRDAPLDKVCLLGCGVATGYGAALNVAKVERGSVCAVFGLGAVGLAAVMGCKAAGASRIIGVDINAEKREIAKKFGVSEFVNPNDHSKPIQEVLVEMTSGGVDYSFECVGNVTLMRAVFESCRVGWGTCVIVGWNETGSLSLAPIDVLMGRTLKGTYFGGWKSVCSLPKLVEDYMSGRILLDEFVTHTLTLEETNHAFELMTNGKSIRTVIKM; encoded by the exons ATGGGAACTGAGAATAAG GTGATCAGGTGTAAAGCGGCTGTGGCTTGGGAACCTGGGAAGCCTCTCTCTGTTGAAGAAGTAGAAGTTGCTCCACCTAAAGACCATGAAGTGAGAATTAAG ATAGCAGCGAGCGGAGTGTGTCACACAGACTGGACGTATCTGTATGATTGTGAGAAAGGAGTGAAGACTCGGCCGTTTCCCCTCATTCTGGGTCACGAGGCTGCTGGTGTGGTGGAGAGTGTCGGCCCGGGGGTGACCGCTGTGCAGCCTg GTGATAAGGTGATCCCTCTCTTCCTGCCGCAGTGCGGTGAGTGTGAGTTCTGTCTGAGCCCAAAGACAAACCTCTGCTTTAAGAACTG ggagaAGACTCAGCATGGTGTGCTAGCTGATGGTACGAGTCGTATCACCTGTAAGGGGCAGCAGGTGTATCAGTTTATCGGTGTGAGCACATTCTGTGAATACACGGTTGTTCCTGAATACAACGTCGCTAAGATTCACCGAGATGCACCTCTGGATAAAGTCTGTCTCCTCGGCTGTGGAGTGGCTACGGGATACGGAGCAGCACTAAACGTGgccaaa GTGGAGCGTGGTTCCGTCTGTGCCGTGTTCGGTTTGGGAGCCGTCGGTCTCGCCGCTGTGATGGGCTGTAAAGCTGCCGGAGCCTCCAGGATCATCGGCGTCGACATCAACGCAGAGAAACGTGAAATTGCCAAGAAGTTCGGTGTCTCTGAGTTTGTGAACCCTAACGATCACAGCAAACCCATTCAGGAGGTGCTGGTGGAGATGACGAGTGGAGGAGTGGACTACAGCTTCGAGTGTGTGGGGAACGTCACGCTTATG agggcagtgttTGAGAGCTGCAGAGTCGGCTGGGGAACCTGTGTGATTGTGGGATGGAATGAAACAGGCAGCCTCTCGCTGGCACCTATCGACGTCCTGATGGGACGAACACTTAAAGGAACCTACTTTGGTG GatggaagagtgtgtgtagtttacCCAAACTGGTGGAGGACTACATGAGCGGACGAATTTTGCTGGATGAgtttgtgacacacacactcactctggaGGAGACTAACCACGCCTTCGAACTGATGACCAATGGGAAAAG tatCCGGACGGTGATAAAAATGTGA
- the LOC113524435 gene encoding alcohol dehydrogenase class-3-like isoform X2, protein MGTENKVIRCKAAVAWEPGKPLSVEEVEVAPPKDHEVRIKIAASGVCHTDWTYLYDCEKGVKTRPFPLILGHEAAGVVESVGPGVTAVQPGDKVIPLFLPQCGECEFCLSPKTNLCFKNWEKTQHGVLADGTSRITCKGQQVYQFIGVSTFCEYTVVPEYNVAKIHRDAPLDKVCLLGCGVATGYGAALNVAKVERGSVCAVFGLGAVGLAAVMGCKAAGASRIIGVDINAEKREIAKKFGVSEFVNPNDHSKPIQEVLVEMTSGGVDYSFECVGNVTLMRAVFESCRVGWGTCVIVGWNETGSLSLAPIDVLMGRTLKGTYFGVRTNAVF, encoded by the exons ATGGGAACTGAGAATAAG GTGATCAGGTGTAAAGCGGCTGTGGCTTGGGAACCTGGGAAGCCTCTCTCTGTTGAAGAAGTAGAAGTTGCTCCACCTAAAGACCATGAAGTGAGAATTAAG ATAGCAGCGAGCGGAGTGTGTCACACAGACTGGACGTATCTGTATGATTGTGAGAAAGGAGTGAAGACTCGGCCGTTTCCCCTCATTCTGGGTCACGAGGCTGCTGGTGTGGTGGAGAGTGTCGGCCCGGGGGTGACCGCTGTGCAGCCTg GTGATAAGGTGATCCCTCTCTTCCTGCCGCAGTGCGGTGAGTGTGAGTTCTGTCTGAGCCCAAAGACAAACCTCTGCTTTAAGAACTG ggagaAGACTCAGCATGGTGTGCTAGCTGATGGTACGAGTCGTATCACCTGTAAGGGGCAGCAGGTGTATCAGTTTATCGGTGTGAGCACATTCTGTGAATACACGGTTGTTCCTGAATACAACGTCGCTAAGATTCACCGAGATGCACCTCTGGATAAAGTCTGTCTCCTCGGCTGTGGAGTGGCTACGGGATACGGAGCAGCACTAAACGTGgccaaa GTGGAGCGTGGTTCCGTCTGTGCCGTGTTCGGTTTGGGAGCCGTCGGTCTCGCCGCTGTGATGGGCTGTAAAGCTGCCGGAGCCTCCAGGATCATCGGCGTCGACATCAACGCAGAGAAACGTGAAATTGCCAAGAAGTTCGGTGTCTCTGAGTTTGTGAACCCTAACGATCACAGCAAACCCATTCAGGAGGTGCTGGTGGAGATGACGAGTGGAGGAGTGGACTACAGCTTCGAGTGTGTGGGGAACGTCACGCTTATG agggcagtgttTGAGAGCTGCAGAGTCGGCTGGGGAACCTGTGTGATTGTGGGATGGAATGAAACAGGCAGCCTCTCGCTGGCACCTATCGACGTCCTGATGGGACGAACACTTAAAGGAACCTACTTTGGTG TTAGGACAAATGCTGTTTTCTGA